The following coding sequences lie in one Tichowtungia aerotolerans genomic window:
- a CDS encoding DOMON domain-containing protein, with translation MRPVFNAARYPQFGPAYPFAFSSDRDGCPQEGASVRFAWNESGLFVQAELEDSVLIQKNRQNEQFHYQSGDVFELFVKPLNEFYCWEMYATPFGNRTTIFFPQNCEGMTLDQFLKDHPFQGLEVTSTEFSKPRENSRVEAQPPSRGWKTQMFVPIAQLTALGAGWGDGTEWTVFCGRYNYNSDDLSDPELSMAPALSATNYHLVDEYARLKLCAE, from the coding sequence ATGAGACCTGTTTTTAACGCGGCTAGATATCCTCAGTTCGGCCCCGCGTATCCGTTTGCGTTCAGCTCGGACCGCGATGGCTGTCCGCAGGAAGGTGCGTCTGTCCGTTTTGCATGGAATGAGTCCGGACTTTTTGTTCAGGCGGAGCTGGAGGACTCAGTTCTGATTCAGAAAAACCGTCAGAACGAGCAGTTTCACTATCAGAGCGGCGATGTGTTTGAGCTGTTCGTGAAGCCGTTGAATGAGTTCTATTGCTGGGAGATGTATGCCACGCCGTTCGGCAACAGAACGACGATCTTTTTCCCTCAGAATTGCGAAGGAATGACGCTGGATCAGTTTTTGAAGGATCACCCTTTCCAAGGTTTGGAAGTGACAAGCACAGAATTTTCCAAGCCTCGGGAGAATAGTCGGGTGGAGGCTCAGCCTCCTTCCAGGGGTTGGAAAACACAGATGTTCGTGCCGATCGCCCAGCTCACAGCACTTGGTGCCGGATGGGGCGACGGGACGGAATGGACGGTTTTCTGCGGTCGCTACAATTATAATTCAGACGACCTTTCCGATCCCGAGCTGTCAATGGCTCCCGCGCTGTCTGCAACGAACTATCATCTGGTCGATGAATACGCCCGGTTGAAGCTGTGCGCGGAGTGA
- a CDS encoding sodium:solute symporter family transporter, protein MLTGWDYAVIGCYLIFMMGIGLLWSRINKNASDFFRGGGNILWWINGMSSLAVGLTAYSFTAAGAKVFETGFLLVIVYLVGIIPYLLIYFFLAARYRQMRAVTVCDAIRRRFGKPTEQFWVWTALPIGLFQGGVMLYIISLFVSAAIGLPIVPTIMLLAVAVTVLASSGGSYAVSASDFIQMMIIIVVSITILVRTLLLPEVGGFSGFFGQLPEHYINFSLFERPAVWISLMMMFTAVNVLRALDLNTNGAKFLTVKDGHHAKKACMMMIVGTALVPLIAFTPVMAAGMLDFDLPSMFPNLKNASEGAYVAIAQKVLPQGMMGLMVCSIFAATLSSMDTALNKNAGFFVKNFYGDIINPNASEKTLLYLGRVFSVVFGGIVMGAAILISMFRDADLFSMLLKFNVLLQFPLIIPMVLGILYKRTPGWSCWSTVLVSMLAGWITQKLLDISQLCDLLGMQMPLNELEAKDMTFIVSGVITILVGTSWYFFTSFFYNRFASEKYTASVEAFYKDMNTPIDHVAEKTSDSDAAQYRNMSLMCFVYGTAICLGALIPNTGAERLLFIYAGGTFLLVGGLLRFIYNRKKTI, encoded by the coding sequence ATGTTAACAGGGTGGGACTATGCGGTAATCGGGTGTTACCTGATATTCATGATGGGGATCGGCCTTCTCTGGAGCCGGATTAACAAAAATGCATCCGACTTCTTCCGGGGCGGCGGAAACATCCTGTGGTGGATCAACGGCATGTCCTCGCTGGCGGTCGGCCTGACGGCCTACTCGTTCACCGCCGCCGGCGCGAAGGTGTTTGAAACCGGGTTTCTGCTGGTGATTGTCTATCTGGTCGGCATCATCCCTTATCTGCTGATCTACTTTTTCCTGGCCGCCCGTTATCGTCAGATGCGGGCCGTCACCGTCTGCGATGCCATTCGCCGGCGGTTCGGCAAACCCACCGAACAGTTCTGGGTCTGGACCGCGTTGCCGATCGGCCTCTTCCAGGGCGGCGTCATGCTCTACATCATTTCGCTGTTCGTCAGCGCCGCAATCGGATTGCCGATTGTGCCGACCATTATGCTGCTGGCGGTCGCCGTAACCGTGCTCGCCAGTTCCGGCGGCTCATACGCCGTCTCCGCCAGCGACTTTATCCAGATGATGATTATCATCGTCGTGTCGATCACCATTCTGGTGCGCACGCTGCTGCTCCCGGAAGTCGGCGGATTCTCCGGATTTTTCGGACAGCTTCCGGAACATTACATCAACTTCAGCCTCTTTGAACGCCCTGCCGTCTGGATCTCCCTGATGATGATGTTTACTGCGGTCAACGTGCTGCGCGCACTCGACCTCAACACGAACGGAGCAAAGTTCCTCACCGTCAAAGACGGGCACCACGCAAAAAAAGCCTGCATGATGATGATTGTCGGCACGGCACTGGTCCCGCTGATTGCCTTCACGCCGGTTATGGCGGCCGGTATGCTGGACTTCGACCTGCCCTCCATGTTCCCCAACCTGAAAAACGCCAGCGAAGGAGCCTACGTCGCCATCGCCCAGAAAGTGCTCCCGCAGGGCATGATGGGCCTCATGGTCTGTTCCATCTTTGCGGCAACGCTGTCGAGCATGGATACGGCTCTTAATAAAAACGCCGGCTTCTTCGTCAAAAATTTCTACGGCGACATCATCAACCCGAACGCCTCAGAAAAAACCCTTCTGTATCTCGGTCGTGTTTTTTCGGTCGTCTTCGGCGGCATTGTCATGGGGGCGGCCATCCTGATCTCGATGTTCCGCGATGCCGACCTCTTCTCCATGCTTCTGAAATTCAATGTCCTGCTGCAGTTCCCGCTCATCATTCCGATGGTGCTGGGCATCCTCTACAAACGCACCCCCGGATGGAGCTGCTGGAGTACGGTTCTGGTCTCCATGCTTGCCGGATGGATCACTCAGAAGCTGCTCGATATCAGCCAGCTCTGCGACCTGCTCGGCATGCAGATGCCGCTCAATGAGCTGGAAGCCAAGGACATGACCTTTATCGTCAGCGGCGTCATCACCATTCTGGTCGGTACCTCCTGGTACTTCTTTACCTCGTTTTTCTACAACCGTTTCGCCTCCGAAAAATACACCGCGAGTGTCGAAGCCTTCTACAAAGACATGAACACGCCCATCGACCATGTCGCCGAAAAAACCTCCGACTCCGACGCCGCTCAGTACCGCAATATGAGCCTCATGTGCTTCGTCTACGGCACCGCTATCTGCCTCGGCGCCCTGATTCCAAACACCGGTGCGGAACGCCTGCTCTTTATCTACGCCGGAGGAACCTTCCTGCTCGTCGGCGGACTGCTTCGGTTTATCTACAACCGTAAGAAAACCATCTGA
- a CDS encoding sulfatase family protein, with protein sequence MDAAPNVILVLVDDQGFGQLPVYSEAYPDEMLFLTKNTERYRCDEQKAKAAARACMPNLNKLAQNGVTFMNAHVTSPVCGPSRAALMTGRYQQRFGVYDNCDLAKAGVPLSETMLPELFQKAGYRTAMIGKWHLGKTTKTPLPVQTHDYHKNAIAGCIPEHNPINRGFDHYFGFNSSGTTYYDSPSLFRGLENVTAQGYSTEEFTDDAVRFIEDSGEDPFFIFLAYNAPHIPLEDPAPQKYQRFDTGNPEVDNYYATLAAVDDGLGKIFQTLEKRGELDNTLIFYLSDNGAVIDSPQPMNGPFRGNKGNFHHGGMHVPMIAHWPARLKPSKHEARVASIDVMPTALAAAGIELPDNLDGVPMFGTTEDSHEAIFWAGPEIMHWSEDNKTFWRDYWEYVTERTDDAPSSPLKAGDASWAVQKGPWLLRCNEVTGKTELFDTSVDPGERSDVVAQHPETAAALRDEYKAWAANLGKPLVWSEEQYNRLVQ encoded by the coding sequence ATGGATGCCGCGCCGAATGTCATTCTCGTGCTGGTTGACGATCAGGGGTTCGGTCAGTTGCCGGTCTATTCCGAAGCGTATCCGGATGAAATGCTGTTCCTGACGAAGAACACGGAGCGCTACCGCTGTGATGAACAGAAAGCCAAAGCGGCGGCCAGGGCCTGCATGCCCAACCTGAACAAACTGGCTCAGAACGGCGTAACGTTTATGAACGCGCACGTGACTTCGCCGGTGTGCGGACCGTCGCGCGCCGCGCTGATGACCGGCCGCTACCAGCAGCGTTTCGGCGTTTACGACAATTGCGATCTGGCGAAGGCCGGGGTTCCGCTTTCGGAAACGATGCTTCCGGAACTGTTTCAAAAGGCCGGCTACCGCACGGCGATGATCGGCAAATGGCATCTGGGTAAAACCACCAAAACGCCGCTGCCGGTGCAGACGCATGACTATCACAAAAACGCGATTGCCGGCTGCATCCCGGAGCACAATCCGATCAACCGCGGGTTCGATCACTATTTCGGGTTTAATTCGTCGGGCACCACCTATTACGATTCGCCGAGCCTGTTCCGAGGTTTGGAAAACGTAACGGCGCAGGGATATTCCACCGAGGAGTTCACGGACGATGCCGTCCGGTTCATTGAGGACTCCGGCGAGGATCCGTTCTTCATCTTTCTCGCCTACAACGCGCCGCACATTCCGCTCGAAGATCCTGCGCCGCAGAAGTACCAGCGTTTCGATACCGGCAACCCGGAGGTCGACAACTATTACGCCACGCTGGCGGCGGTCGATGACGGCCTCGGAAAAATTTTCCAAACCTTGGAAAAAAGAGGCGAGCTCGACAACACGCTGATTTTCTACCTCAGTGACAACGGCGCGGTGATCGATTCGCCGCAGCCGATGAATGGTCCGTTCCGCGGCAACAAAGGTAATTTCCATCATGGCGGAATGCATGTGCCGATGATCGCCCATTGGCCCGCCAGGCTGAAGCCCTCAAAGCATGAAGCGCGCGTTGCATCCATTGATGTGATGCCGACTGCACTGGCTGCCGCGGGTATTGAACTGCCGGATAATCTGGACGGGGTTCCAATGTTTGGAACAACCGAAGATTCGCACGAAGCCATTTTCTGGGCCGGGCCGGAAATCATGCACTGGAGCGAGGACAACAAGACGTTCTGGCGCGATTACTGGGAGTACGTTACCGAGCGCACCGACGACGCGCCGAGCAGTCCGCTGAAAGCGGGCGACGCATCGTGGGCGGTGCAGAAAGGGCCGTGGCTTCTGCGCTGTAATGAAGTGACCGGAAAGACGGAGCTGTTCGATACGTCCGTCGATCCCGGTGAGCGCAGCGATGTTGTCGCGCAACATCCGGAAACGGCCGCCGCTTTGCGTGATGAATACAAAGCATGGGCGGCCAACCTGGGCAAGCCGCTTGTCTGGAGCGAGGAACAGTATAACCGGTTGGTGCAATGA
- a CDS encoding chondroitinase family polysaccharide lyase yields MNRNLQTVCFAVGVLLSGVAQAASGEVALVAEDPASPIISFESSELPGSLQSGGGSAVQLSTRHYLNGSRSLEWKWNGTSDLFFDRKIPFVSDQKAYQQLKRGAVSVFSFWVYSEKALPGAQLRVEFGKEDCGFDFGLNFTGWRTCSVAFTRDMDGTPRDGMRGLRIKAPANVPAGELFIDRIILASVDDIRYQWPDPQVPFVKGTGHTTMEITPIPDAVSDTPDERAVVDRLEAQLESEVLLEEPVSSNAVDQIQAQFEELDIKMKDGVVTGRHVIFSRSSLHDRQDSVYPRELTAQDKYLMSQYAELRDYTDFMQHIAKVYRTLPPESPGALQLRNIFILMSRHLLDQGWQENSALYTTHHFGYASRGWYVAVFLMRDELAREDLLDPVVRSLIWYMREKVDFAKMEFDPAAGTDLDYVNTLSKAHLMTVLSLPDGPPKTVLVRKYSGYFSDLLAADTRGTLGGIKADGTAFHHGGNYPGYSFPAFRSAAFICRLLNGTPFAIREDALKNLNKALTAAAIYSNPETGIGLSGRHPFGESSVLSLTDAFQDVAECGHPVELDRDHMPDGHWSFNYGCFGIHRRDGKMVTFKGYNRYVWSSEIYTRDNRYGRYQSHGSVQIMNRGGRAASGWVEDGWDWNRLPGTTTIHLPLNLLENPKKGTLMARSDVRFSGSSNLGGRYGVFAAHIKTPDIKNFDPTFEARKSMFCFDDRIICLGAGITNRTEDYATETTLFQHAWKDGQTPVWMNSPTAITNLPYTAKEGGASRWLVDAHSNGYVIAKGDPVRLSISTQNSRHEKTKEPTQGDFVTAWIDHGEAPDGASYEYAILLNGTSQTTAAFAAAPPYTVLRNDPQLQAVRDQESGVTAYAFFKGASRPVDDLILYTDKPCLIMTQKKDSKLTMSVNNADLRIIGADSAYTTDEESRPGWVDILLSGKWEQATPNEKVTLKDRDENTFISVSIHHAIPEEFVLKKRR; encoded by the coding sequence ATGAATAGAAATTTACAGACAGTCTGTTTTGCGGTGGGGGTTCTTTTGTCCGGGGTTGCGCAGGCGGCATCGGGTGAGGTGGCGCTGGTTGCAGAAGATCCTGCATCCCCCATCATTTCATTTGAAAGCAGCGAGCTGCCCGGATCGCTCCAGTCCGGCGGCGGATCAGCGGTTCAGCTGAGCACTCGGCATTACTTGAACGGCTCCCGGTCGCTCGAGTGGAAATGGAATGGAACGTCCGATCTTTTTTTTGATCGCAAGATTCCTTTCGTATCCGATCAGAAAGCCTATCAGCAGCTCAAACGCGGCGCCGTGAGTGTTTTTTCGTTCTGGGTCTACAGCGAGAAAGCACTGCCGGGAGCACAACTTCGGGTCGAGTTCGGCAAGGAGGACTGCGGGTTTGACTTCGGTCTCAACTTTACCGGCTGGCGCACCTGTTCGGTGGCCTTTACCCGCGATATGGATGGCACGCCCCGCGACGGAATGCGCGGCCTGAGGATCAAGGCTCCCGCGAACGTGCCGGCCGGCGAACTCTTTATCGACCGTATCATTCTCGCATCTGTCGATGACATTCGTTATCAGTGGCCCGACCCTCAGGTTCCGTTTGTGAAGGGGACCGGTCATACGACGATGGAAATCACTCCGATTCCGGACGCGGTCTCTGACACGCCGGACGAGCGCGCAGTTGTTGATCGTCTTGAGGCACAGCTTGAATCCGAAGTCCTCCTGGAAGAACCCGTTTCCTCCAATGCGGTGGATCAGATACAGGCGCAGTTCGAAGAGCTGGATATCAAAATGAAAGACGGCGTGGTAACCGGTCGTCACGTTATCTTCTCACGGAGCTCCTTGCACGACCGGCAGGATTCGGTTTATCCGCGCGAGCTGACGGCACAGGACAAATATCTGATGTCGCAGTATGCCGAACTGCGTGACTATACCGATTTCATGCAGCATATCGCAAAAGTGTATCGCACACTGCCTCCGGAAAGTCCGGGCGCGTTGCAGCTGCGGAATATTTTCATACTGATGAGCCGTCATTTGCTGGATCAGGGCTGGCAGGAGAACAGCGCGCTCTATACCACCCATCATTTCGGTTATGCCTCGCGCGGCTGGTATGTCGCCGTTTTCCTGATGCGCGACGAGCTGGCCAGAGAAGACCTGCTCGACCCGGTCGTGCGTTCACTCATCTGGTACATGCGCGAAAAGGTGGACTTTGCAAAAATGGAGTTCGATCCGGCCGCCGGAACCGACCTCGACTATGTCAATACACTTTCAAAAGCCCATCTGATGACCGTGCTGTCCCTGCCGGACGGCCCGCCCAAAACCGTGCTGGTCAGAAAATACAGCGGTTATTTTTCCGACCTGCTGGCCGCGGATACACGCGGCACGCTCGGCGGCATCAAGGCGGATGGCACCGCGTTCCATCACGGTGGCAACTATCCGGGTTATTCCTTCCCGGCATTCCGCTCCGCGGCCTTCATCTGCCGTCTTCTCAACGGAACACCGTTTGCCATCCGGGAAGACGCGCTGAAAAATCTGAACAAAGCACTGACTGCGGCGGCGATCTACAGCAATCCGGAAACCGGAATCGGACTCAGCGGACGGCACCCGTTCGGTGAATCATCGGTGCTGTCCCTGACCGATGCATTTCAGGATGTGGCCGAGTGCGGACATCCTGTGGAACTGGACCGCGATCATATGCCGGATGGTCACTGGTCGTTCAACTACGGCTGTTTCGGGATTCACCGCCGGGACGGAAAAATGGTCACCTTCAAAGGATACAACCGCTACGTCTGGTCGTCTGAAATCTATACGCGCGACAACCGCTACGGCCGCTACCAGAGCCACGGCAGTGTGCAGATTATGAACCGCGGCGGTCGCGCCGCCAGTGGCTGGGTGGAGGATGGCTGGGACTGGAACCGCCTGCCCGGAACCACCACTATTCACCTGCCTCTCAATCTGCTCGAAAACCCGAAAAAGGGAACCCTCATGGCCCGCTCGGACGTCCGCTTCAGCGGCAGTTCCAATCTGGGCGGACGCTACGGAGTTTTTGCCGCCCACATTAAAACGCCGGACATCAAAAACTTTGATCCGACCTTTGAGGCGCGCAAATCCATGTTTTGCTTCGACGATCGTATCATCTGCCTCGGCGCCGGCATCACCAACCGGACCGAGGACTATGCGACTGAAACCACGCTGTTCCAGCACGCATGGAAAGACGGACAAACCCCGGTCTGGATGAACAGTCCAACTGCGATTACGAACCTTCCGTATACAGCCAAAGAAGGCGGGGCATCCCGCTGGCTGGTCGATGCTCACAGCAACGGCTATGTGATTGCCAAAGGTGATCCCGTGCGCCTGTCCATTTCGACGCAGAATTCGCGCCACGAAAAAACAAAAGAGCCGACACAGGGCGACTTCGTAACCGCCTGGATCGATCACGGCGAAGCGCCGGACGGCGCTTCGTATGAATACGCCATCCTGCTCAACGGTACATCGCAAACAACCGCCGCGTTTGCCGCTGCTCCACCGTACACCGTTCTGCGCAACGACCCGCAGCTGCAGGCTGTTCGCGACCAAGAGAGCGGCGTCACTGCCTATGCTTTCTTTAAAGGCGCCTCCAGGCCGGTGGATGATCTGATTCTATATACCGACAAGCCGTGCCTCATTATGACACAGAAAAAAGACAGCAAGCTGACCATGAGCGTCAACAACGCCGACCTGCGCATTATTGGTGCCGACTCCGCCTACACCACCGACGAAGAAAGCCGTCCCGGCTGGGTCGACATCCTGCTGTCTGGAAAATGGGAGCAGGCAACGCCCAATGAAAAAGTGACCCTCAAAGACCGCGACGAAAACACCTTCATCTCCGTATCCATCCACCACGCCATTCCCGAAGAGTTTGTGTTGAAGAAGAGGCGTTAA
- a CDS encoding sulfatase-like hydrolase/transferase, translated as MDAQPNILFIMTDQQQAETLSCLNHSLVNTPNLDRIAARGVNFTKAYCPSPVCGPSRTSIFCGEYPAKTGTVKNYIPYNSGLQVLPEALRSAGYETALAGKLHLAPIEDAHGFEEKHLHDAGYDIYRDDEPANSEYVQWLADKRGCGVDEIVDQFNEDEACLKTDTFRFIMGSNWRTEEEHSNTWVTECTLDFLRKEHDRPFFMFTSYFGPHQPMMPPEPWASMVSPDDIELPPEFMTSTDDKPLAAEKQTSSPILKNGLTEQQYREALAAYYGQIMMIDHGVGRILDELDAQGLADNTIIVFTADHGDHAGQFGLFFKSTMYENAVRVPLLVSDPSRTTGVCGKLVNNLDLYATLLECAGVDAPPTASRSLVPLLDNPASSEWENVTYSELYPWTMVAKDDWKLIRFRNEDGTQVHELYRLDTDVADSSNVWNQPETAAVQNELVALLDRCEEKAKGK; from the coding sequence ATGGACGCACAACCGAATATTCTTTTTATTATGACCGATCAGCAGCAGGCGGAGACGCTGAGCTGTCTGAACCATTCGTTGGTGAACACTCCGAACCTCGACCGCATTGCGGCGCGGGGTGTTAATTTTACAAAGGCGTATTGCCCGAGCCCGGTCTGCGGTCCGTCGCGCACATCGATTTTCTGCGGCGAATATCCAGCCAAAACCGGAACGGTTAAAAACTACATTCCCTACAACAGCGGGCTGCAGGTTCTTCCGGAGGCGCTGCGCAGTGCAGGGTATGAAACCGCGCTGGCGGGCAAGCTGCATCTTGCGCCGATTGAGGATGCGCATGGTTTTGAAGAAAAACATCTGCACGACGCGGGCTACGATATTTATCGCGACGACGAACCGGCCAACTCCGAGTATGTGCAGTGGCTGGCCGATAAGCGCGGATGCGGCGTGGATGAAATTGTTGACCAGTTCAATGAGGACGAGGCGTGTTTAAAAACCGACACCTTTCGGTTCATTATGGGATCGAACTGGCGCACGGAGGAGGAGCACTCCAATACATGGGTCACCGAATGCACGCTCGATTTTCTGCGCAAAGAACATGATCGGCCTTTCTTTATGTTCACGTCCTATTTCGGCCCGCATCAGCCGATGATGCCGCCGGAACCGTGGGCCTCGATGGTCTCGCCGGACGACATTGAACTGCCGCCGGAATTTATGACCTCCACCGACGATAAGCCGCTGGCGGCAGAAAAGCAAACGTCGAGCCCGATTCTTAAAAACGGACTGACCGAACAGCAGTACCGCGAGGCGCTGGCGGCTTATTACGGGCAGATCATGATGATCGACCACGGCGTCGGCCGCATCCTCGACGAGCTGGACGCGCAGGGGCTGGCGGACAACACCATTATCGTCTTTACGGCCGATCACGGCGACCATGCCGGACAGTTCGGCCTCTTTTTCAAAAGCACCATGTATGAAAACGCCGTGCGCGTGCCGCTGCTGGTTTCCGATCCATCCCGGACGACCGGCGTTTGCGGGAAGCTGGTGAATAATCTCGACCTGTACGCCACGCTGCTCGAATGCGCCGGGGTGGACGCTCCGCCGACGGCATCGCGCTCGCTGGTGCCGTTGCTCGATAATCCGGCATCTTCAGAGTGGGAGAATGTTACCTACAGCGAACTTTATCCGTGGACCATGGTTGCGAAGGATGACTGGAAGCTGATCCGCTTCCGCAACGAGGACGGCACACAGGTGCATGAACTGTATCGTCTGGATACCGATGTGGCCGATTCTTCCAATGTTTGGAATCAGCCGGAGACCGCTGCCGTTCAGAATGAACTGGTTGCGCTGCTGGACCGCTGCGAAGAAAAGGCAAAGGGGAAGTAA
- a CDS encoding alpha-L-fucosidase, producing the protein MSAEDKLSWWREARFGMFIHWGLYSIPAGIWNGREIPGIGEQILRFGQIPMAEYERLAADFNPVNFDADAIVKLAVDAGMKYLVFTAKHHDGFAMFKSDADPFNVVDATPFGRDVVAELAEACERAGIRFCIYYSQRQDWHHPDGSWKEWPEQHPVPFDERDVDFNRCMTEKCIPHMKELMTRYGRIGLVWYDTPVDSTPEQSRAFTELVHDLQPDCLVCDRVGTGFGDYAVLGDNEFPYCSRNMDGEVPATMNNSWGYKSTDSNWKSVEQLLYSLIRSAANGCNYLLNIGPKSDGSIPAESVERLRAIGDWLKVNGEAVYGAGAAPFPNPLRGCLMTVKGNNLYLIFRRWPGSTFELKGVQSRAVRAVLLSEPGRPLKMKQSDSLVLRTLPDVSSQTCFPVVRVEFDEPLRVDPRLIPATDGTVTLLSGNAEVRPAKGSRLAVDRKGLPVAFHEKSGRLLWDFLIEQPGRYRLTALTNRHWSQQWISGIQLKIKCSEDNRTVELVQDVELENIQAHYHPETVSCLGTVGLSEPGMHQLSVSVAEMPQFEVHNPLCEDLEDARTLNLIKMTLTPDETN; encoded by the coding sequence ATGAGTGCGGAAGATAAACTTTCATGGTGGCGCGAAGCCCGGTTTGGAATGTTCATTCATTGGGGGCTTTATTCGATCCCGGCGGGCATCTGGAACGGACGTGAGATCCCGGGGATCGGTGAGCAGATTCTGCGCTTTGGGCAAATTCCGATGGCGGAGTATGAGAGGCTGGCCGCTGATTTTAATCCGGTAAATTTTGATGCCGATGCCATCGTGAAGCTGGCCGTCGATGCCGGGATGAAATACCTGGTTTTTACTGCCAAACATCATGACGGGTTTGCCATGTTTAAGTCGGATGCCGATCCGTTTAACGTGGTGGACGCCACGCCGTTCGGCCGCGATGTGGTCGCCGAACTGGCTGAAGCCTGTGAGCGGGCAGGTATCCGGTTCTGCATCTATTATTCGCAGCGTCAGGACTGGCATCACCCGGACGGCTCATGGAAAGAGTGGCCGGAGCAGCATCCGGTTCCGTTTGATGAGCGCGACGTCGACTTCAACCGATGCATGACTGAAAAATGCATTCCGCATATGAAGGAGCTGATGACCCGCTACGGAAGAATCGGTCTGGTGTGGTACGACACGCCGGTCGACTCAACACCGGAACAGAGTCGTGCTTTTACGGAGCTGGTTCATGATCTTCAGCCGGACTGTCTGGTGTGCGATCGCGTTGGCACCGGTTTCGGAGACTACGCTGTGCTTGGTGATAATGAATTTCCGTACTGCAGTCGGAATATGGATGGCGAAGTGCCGGCCACGATGAATAACTCGTGGGGATATAAGAGCACGGACAGCAACTGGAAGAGTGTCGAACAACTGCTTTATTCGCTGATTCGTTCCGCGGCCAACGGCTGTAATTATCTGCTGAACATCGGGCCGAAATCCGACGGGAGCATTCCCGCTGAAAGCGTCGAGCGCCTGAGAGCGATCGGTGACTGGCTGAAGGTAAATGGAGAGGCCGTCTATGGAGCCGGAGCGGCGCCGTTTCCCAATCCGCTGCGGGGATGTCTGATGACAGTAAAGGGAAACAATCTGTATCTCATTTTCAGGAGATGGCCCGGCAGTACCTTTGAGCTGAAGGGCGTACAAAGCCGGGCGGTGCGTGCGGTGCTGCTTTCTGAGCCCGGCCGTCCGCTTAAAATGAAGCAGAGTGACAGCCTGGTTTTACGTACCCTGCCGGATGTTTCATCGCAGACCTGTTTTCCGGTGGTTCGGGTGGAATTCGATGAGCCCCTGCGGGTGGATCCGCGACTGATACCGGCGACGGATGGAACCGTCACGCTTCTTTCCGGAAATGCCGAGGTCAGGCCGGCCAAAGGAAGCCGGCTCGCGGTGGACCGCAAAGGACTGCCGGTGGCATTCCATGAAAAAAGCGGCCGGCTTCTGTGGGACTTTCTGATCGAACAGCCGGGGCGCTATCGGCTCACCGCACTGACCAATCGGCACTGGAGTCAGCAGTGGATTTCCGGCATTCAGCTGAAAATAAAATGCAGCGAAGACAACCGAACGGTTGAGTTGGTGCAGGATGTGGAACTGGAAAATATCCAGGCTCATTATCACCCTGAGACGGTCAGCTGCCTGGGGACGGTCGGGCTGTCTGAGCCCGGTATGCACCAGTTGAGTGTTTCTGTGGCAGAGATGCCGCAGTTTGAGGTGCATAATCCGCTGTGTGAAGATCTCGAAGACGCGCGTACGCTTAACCTGATCAAGATGACCCTTACACCTGATGAAACAAATTAA